A region from the Salicibibacter cibarius genome encodes:
- a CDS encoding phosphatidate cytidylyltransferase, with product MAFLSDVMETILDMNVWANPLVQVLLGIFVLLIIASIVNHLLKRSRPDKNFSEIGNRIRSWWFMAIVFSIATLIHENISLVFFAFLTYLALKEYFSMIPTRRADRRVLFFAYLSIPIQFLWIYMEWYGMFIIFIPIYMFLFLPIVMVLIGQTKGFLKSIGAIHWGIMLMVFGLSHLAYFLALPEAMNPLAGGAGFIIYLVILTQLNDVSQFLFGKMLGKRKIVPAVSPNKTWAGFLGGVGSTVLLALLLAPLLTPFTWVAAIGSGVLISVFGFIGDVNVSALKRDIGVKDSGKALPGHGGILDRIDSLTYTAPLFFHFTNFFY from the coding sequence ATGGCATTTCTATCGGATGTAATGGAGACCATTTTGGACATGAATGTTTGGGCAAATCCTCTAGTGCAAGTGCTGCTCGGGATTTTCGTGCTTTTGATTATCGCGAGTATTGTTAATCATCTTCTGAAACGATCGAGACCTGACAAAAATTTCAGTGAGATCGGCAACCGCATTCGTTCATGGTGGTTTATGGCGATTGTCTTTTCCATCGCGACGTTGATTCACGAGAACATATCACTCGTTTTTTTTGCTTTTCTTACATATCTGGCTTTAAAAGAATACTTTTCGATGATCCCGACACGGCGAGCGGATCGCAGAGTGTTGTTCTTTGCCTATCTTTCCATTCCTATTCAATTTCTGTGGATTTATATGGAATGGTATGGCATGTTTATCATTTTCATTCCCATTTATATGTTCTTGTTTTTGCCTATTGTAATGGTATTGATCGGTCAGACGAAGGGTTTTCTGAAGTCCATCGGGGCCATCCATTGGGGAATCATGCTGATGGTTTTCGGCTTAAGCCACTTGGCTTATTTTCTGGCGCTGCCTGAAGCGATGAACCCGTTAGCAGGCGGTGCCGGTTTTATTATCTACTTGGTCATTCTTACGCAATTGAATGATGTCTCACAATTTTTATTCGGAAAAATGCTCGGCAAGCGAAAAATTGTCCCTGCCGTCAGCCCGAACAAAACGTGGGCCGGGTTTCTTGGTGGTGTCGGATCCACGGTGTTGCTTGCTCTTTTACTTGCTCCCTTGCTCACACCTTTCACATGGGTGGCAGCAATTGGCAGCGGGGTATTGATCAGTGTCTTCGGTTTTATCGGGGATGTGAATGTTTCAGCCTTAAAACGGGACATTGGTGTCAAAGACAGCGGGAAGGCGCTTCCGGGCCACGGGGGAATCCTCGATCGGATCGACAGCTTGACTTACACTGCCCCGTTGTTTTTCCATTTCACAAATTTCTTTTATTAG
- the istB gene encoding IS21-like element helper ATPase IstB, with protein sequence MNQQNIDKLKTLKLSGMAEAYESLFTKAENKEMDFDTLFGILIDHEESRRKSNKLNRLLKQAAFPEPASIEEIMYYDDRKLDKDLLQRLASGSYILDGRNIIFKGVSGAGKSWMAAAFGVQACRQFFKVHYTRLPDLLEEFKLAKYQQDDSYVKLMRKLLKVDLLILDEWLLHALTNEEAALLLEIINARRQAKQSNIFCSQFDIDGWYEKLGDGTLAEAILDRIIHDSYDIFIDGKVSMRERLGVQKQTANDKENNNFL encoded by the coding sequence ATGAACCAGCAGAATATTGATAAACTAAAAACATTGAAACTATCAGGGATGGCAGAAGCCTATGAATCTCTTTTCACGAAGGCAGAAAATAAAGAGATGGATTTTGATACATTATTCGGCATCTTAATTGACCATGAAGAATCCCGCCGGAAAAGTAATAAACTCAACCGTCTTCTCAAACAGGCAGCGTTTCCTGAACCGGCTTCAATCGAAGAGATCATGTATTATGATGACCGGAAACTAGACAAAGATTTACTCCAGCGTTTAGCCAGCGGAAGCTATATTCTGGATGGGCGAAATATTATCTTTAAAGGCGTGTCTGGAGCCGGGAAATCGTGGATGGCCGCCGCATTTGGCGTACAGGCGTGCCGACAGTTCTTCAAAGTACATTACACACGGCTTCCTGATCTATTAGAGGAATTTAAACTTGCAAAATATCAACAGGATGACAGCTATGTCAAACTCATGAGAAAGCTTCTAAAGGTAGATCTTCTTATTCTTGATGAATGGCTGCTTCACGCCTTAACCAATGAAGAAGCAGCTCTCCTTCTTGAAATCATAAACGCAAGACGTCAGGCAAAACAATCCAACATCTTTTGTTCTCAATTTGATATTGATGGATGGTACGAGAAACTGGGAGATGGCACCTTGGCAGAAGCCATTCTCGACCGAATTATTCATGATTCCTATGATATTTTCATTGACGGAAAAGTGTCGATGCGCGAACGTCTTGGTGTGCAAAAACAAACGGCAAACGATAAAGAGAACAACAATTTTTTATAA
- a CDS encoding IS4 family transposase, translating into MIPNSDQGNQQQSRVTHFFKQAKIGTFLHQSNIHKEKGFSALVLVQFIFSLVLQGKNLYRTLESGRLPDAPEKDAVYDLMKRATYNWRKFLVLVSAHLIETYLQPLTDRDGVLIVDDSSYDRNRSKAVELLSRVKDHSTGAYFKGFRMLTLGWSDGATFLPLAFSLLSSRKAKNRFQEVNPTIDKRTVGYRRRQEALQKGTETLFTLLDDINPVKLGAKTLLFDSWFAYPSIIKRVVTQYPLDVVCMIKRSPKIHYTYEGESYTLNQLYQNVRKKRGRAKILASILVGLGSDENGQEIQARIIFVRDRNRSKQWLAILTTNLDHTEEDAVRIYGKRWAIECFFKVTKSHLRLAKEFQCRSYDALTAHTSIVFLRYMMLAVSSREEEDPRTIGQLFFMCCDEVEDLRFSEAILMILEVLGSMLAEEHLLTDEQIQPFLDRLFDNLPDFLRKPLLS; encoded by the coding sequence ATGATACCAAATTCTGATCAAGGTAACCAGCAACAATCTCGCGTGACGCACTTTTTCAAACAGGCTAAAATTGGTACGTTTTTGCACCAATCCAATATCCATAAAGAAAAAGGATTTTCTGCCCTCGTTCTTGTACAATTTATCTTTTCCCTCGTTCTGCAAGGGAAGAATCTTTATCGGACGCTCGAGTCCGGCCGCCTTCCGGATGCGCCGGAAAAGGATGCCGTGTACGACTTGATGAAACGCGCAACGTATAACTGGCGGAAATTTCTCGTCTTGGTGAGCGCGCATCTCATAGAGACCTATCTCCAACCGTTGACGGATCGCGATGGTGTGTTGATCGTCGATGACTCGAGCTATGACCGTAATCGCAGTAAAGCCGTCGAACTCCTATCACGTGTCAAAGACCACAGCACAGGCGCCTATTTCAAAGGTTTTCGGATGCTTACACTTGGTTGGTCGGATGGTGCAACGTTTCTACCTTTGGCCTTTTCATTGCTCAGTTCAAGAAAGGCAAAAAACCGTTTCCAGGAGGTGAATCCGACCATCGACAAACGAACGGTGGGTTACCGCCGCCGACAAGAAGCGCTGCAGAAAGGGACGGAAACGTTGTTCACCTTGCTGGATGACATCAATCCTGTGAAGCTTGGCGCTAAAACGCTCCTTTTCGATAGCTGGTTTGCGTATCCTTCGATCATCAAACGCGTAGTTACCCAGTATCCCCTGGATGTCGTATGTATGATCAAGCGATCCCCCAAGATTCACTACACCTACGAAGGGGAATCCTATACGTTGAACCAGCTTTACCAAAACGTGCGCAAGAAACGAGGCCGGGCAAAAATCCTTGCTTCCATTCTTGTTGGCCTAGGTTCGGATGAAAATGGGCAAGAGATTCAAGCTCGCATCATTTTTGTTCGTGATCGTAACCGTTCGAAACAGTGGTTAGCCATTCTCACGACGAACCTGGATCATACCGAAGAAGATGCTGTTCGCATTTATGGTAAACGCTGGGCCATTGAATGCTTTTTCAAAGTGACCAAATCTCACTTGAGATTGGCCAAGGAATTCCAATGCCGCAGTTATGATGCGTTAACTGCGCACACATCAATTGTTTTTCTCCGCTACATGATGCTCGCTGTGAGCTCGCGGGAGGAAGAAGATCCTCGCACGATTGGTCAGCTGTTTTTCATGTGTTGTGATGAGGTCGAAGATCTTCGATTTTCCGAAGCGATCTTGATGATCCTTGAAGTGTTAGGTTCGATGCTGGCGGAAGAACACTTGCTCACCGACGAGCAAATTCAGCCGTTTTTGGATCGATTGTTTGATAACTTGCCGGATTTTTTGCGAAAACCGTTACTTTCTTGA
- a CDS encoding lysophospholipid acyltransferase family protein, whose protein sequence is MPWLQKLFFIFMVKPILLIVLGINLHHPDRLPKDGPAVLIANHNSHMDTPLLMNLFPLSKLPNVRPIAAADYFFKTRWLAWFATNIMNIIPIARRGDKKQGDPLEPLSDALDRGEVLIFFPEGTRGEPEQMTELKSGLAHLIKRHPHVPVHPIFTHGLGKAMPKGDPLIVPFTANIHIGEPLFWQGDREQFMAAASDRFRTLKEEGNYGEWE, encoded by the coding sequence ATGCCCTGGTTACAAAAGCTCTTCTTTATTTTTATGGTAAAACCGATATTGCTCATTGTGCTCGGCATTAACCTCCATCATCCGGACCGGCTGCCTAAGGACGGACCTGCAGTGTTGATTGCCAATCACAACAGTCATATGGACACACCGCTATTGATGAATCTGTTTCCACTCAGCAAATTGCCCAACGTCCGTCCGATTGCCGCCGCTGATTACTTTTTCAAAACACGCTGGCTTGCTTGGTTCGCCACAAACATTATGAATATCATCCCGATTGCAAGACGTGGCGACAAAAAACAAGGGGATCCGCTTGAACCGTTATCAGATGCTCTTGATCGTGGCGAGGTGCTTATTTTCTTCCCCGAAGGCACACGCGGAGAACCGGAGCAAATGACAGAACTGAAAAGCGGATTGGCTCATTTGATTAAACGTCACCCGCATGTCCCTGTGCATCCCATTTTTACACACGGATTAGGAAAAGCGATGCCGAAAGGAGATCCGTTGATCGTCCCGTTTACCGCTAATATTCATATTGGGGAACCGCTTTTTTGGCAAGGGGACCGCGAGCAATTTATGGCTGCTGCCAGTGACCGCTTTCGGACATTGAAAGAAGAAGGGAACTACGGCGAATGGGAATGA
- a CDS encoding MBL fold metallo-hydrolase — MDIDKIGNLELVKGRRNSKVPYSTSIVIKGKNGEKDALVDIGTGKEGYAYIHENHNVEDIFITHYHIDHIKGVPHFTEATIWVNAVDEYKLSNLDSLAKAMGMYALKGNSAVEEWIESNKDTPPYQGVITREKKRYPYETPMTIAGQNVQMLYTPGHCESYCCPYFPDEGVLVVGDYDLTSFGPWYNNADSDIDDFITSGERTLDIDADYYVTFHHKGTFSRSEYEEALRQYLAIIEKREQKIIRLLKGGTSIEDLIYREVFYLQRNLDMAPMLLDSEIMGIAKHLKRLAKQNNYYEDPYRSFLDHHFAVPEYSDYFVWGLTEKE, encoded by the coding sequence ATGGACATAGATAAAATCGGGAACTTGGAACTGGTGAAAGGGAGGCGAAACAGTAAAGTGCCCTACTCCACAAGTATTGTTATCAAAGGGAAAAACGGGGAAAAAGACGCACTCGTGGATATCGGTACGGGAAAAGAAGGGTACGCATACATTCATGAAAATCATAATGTCGAAGACATCTTTATCACCCATTATCATATTGACCATATCAAAGGCGTTCCCCATTTCACGGAGGCAACAATATGGGTAAATGCCGTTGACGAATATAAATTAAGCAATTTGGATTCACTTGCCAAGGCAATGGGGATGTATGCTTTAAAAGGGAATAGCGCTGTTGAAGAATGGATCGAAAGCAACAAGGATACGCCACCGTATCAAGGGGTCATAACTAGAGAGAAAAAGCGCTACCCTTATGAAACACCGATGACGATCGCGGGGCAAAATGTACAAATGCTCTATACCCCCGGGCATTGCGAAAGCTATTGTTGCCCTTACTTTCCCGACGAAGGCGTGCTCGTCGTGGGCGACTATGATTTAACCTCTTTCGGTCCGTGGTACAACAACGCTGATTCGGACATTGACGATTTCATCACTTCGGGTGAACGAACGTTGGACATCGACGCCGACTATTATGTGACGTTTCACCATAAAGGAACCTTTTCGCGTTCGGAGTATGAGGAAGCGCTCCGGCAGTATTTAGCGATCATCGAAAAGCGTGAACAGAAAATTATCCGCTTATTAAAGGGAGGGACGTCCATCGAAGATCTCATTTATCGTGAAGTATTTTATTTACAAAGAAATTTGGATATGGCCCCAATGTTGCTCGATTCTGAAATCATGGGCATTGCCAAGCACCTGAAACGCCTTGCCAAACAAAACAATTATTATGAGGATCCTTACCGATCGTTTCTCGATCACCATTTTGCCGTTCCTGAATACAGCGATTATTTTGTTTGGGGGTTGACTGAAAAAGAATAG
- a CDS encoding class II aldolase/adducin family protein translates to MEKNQEERVRGENAVDYLQVPSFNNVEEERLHNKQRLAGAFRLFARFGFTEGVAGHITYRDPEYNDHLWVNPYGVPFGKMKVSDLVLVNEKGEVVEGKYFLHKSALTIHSAVHKARPDVVASAHAHPIYGKTWSTSGRLLDPLTQDACAFYNDHAVLDQYSGVVFEEAEGEQIAKALGNHKAVLLRSHGPLTVGQSVDSAAFWFITMEQSCKAQLMAEAAGIVNPIDEKNAELTAKQVGREQDGWDNFQPLWETIVNEEPDLLE, encoded by the coding sequence ATGGAAAAAAATCAGGAGGAACGCGTACGCGGCGAAAATGCCGTCGATTATTTGCAAGTTCCCTCCTTTAATAACGTTGAAGAGGAACGTCTGCATAACAAACAACGGTTAGCAGGCGCTTTTCGTTTATTTGCACGTTTTGGTTTTACAGAAGGCGTTGCCGGTCATATTACTTATCGCGACCCTGAATATAACGATCATTTATGGGTGAACCCGTATGGAGTTCCATTTGGAAAAATGAAAGTGTCGGACTTGGTGCTTGTCAATGAAAAAGGGGAAGTCGTTGAAGGGAAATATTTTCTTCACAAATCAGCATTAACCATCCATTCGGCTGTTCACAAAGCAAGACCGGATGTCGTGGCTTCCGCTCACGCGCACCCGATTTATGGAAAAACATGGTCAACAAGCGGAAGGCTGCTTGACCCACTAACACAGGACGCATGTGCGTTTTACAACGACCATGCCGTACTGGATCAATATTCCGGTGTCGTCTTTGAGGAAGCAGAAGGAGAACAAATCGCGAAAGCGTTAGGGAATCACAAAGCCGTTTTATTAAGAAGCCACGGTCCATTGACGGTCGGACAATCGGTTGATTCAGCCGCCTTCTGGTTTATTACGATGGAGCAATCTTGCAAGGCTCAGTTAATGGCTGAGGCAGCCGGCATTGTTAACCCCATTGATGAAAAAAATGCTGAATTGACCGCTAAACAAGTGGGAAGGGAACAAGATGGCTGGGATAATTTTCAACCGCTTTGGGAAACGATCGTGAATGAAGAACCGGATTTATTAGAATGA
- the istA gene encoding IS21 family transposase, which translates to MFPYRQMLELHDEERSLRSIAAMTRRSRQKVTEVIRLAEKRGLKCPLDEEMTDAWIEDFLYPEKKLEASGRQMIDFDYLHEELAKPHVTLTLLHEEYVRKARDQAKIPYAYRTFTEHYHNFAQKYKATMRIKRKPGELLEVDWAGSTLFIIDPDTGEKVKVYVFVAALPCSQLSYVEGSLSMDLASWIKLHQHAFEYMGGTTQIIVPDNLRTGVTKHTSKELVLNKTYEEMVRHYHSVVMPARVRSPKDKPSVESSVNTVSTWIIAALRHVQCFTLEEMNQEIRKKLGEFNHRPFTKKEGSRWSAFMEEEKFALTPLPVKPYEMSEWRTAKVQPDYHISVKSMFYSVPYEYIGKHVDVKVSDHVIEVYFDHMRIASHQTLYGKYGQHSTVKDHMPDNHKHYVEQTPQNALDWATDVGEHTLSVVKFLLESYGVEKQALKSVFALKKLERTYTVYDIERACKMVHQITNRPTVKSIQTLIKNNKKADAEKAFTQKQQNVKNKHAFTRGASYFGGKNK; encoded by the coding sequence ATGTTCCCATATCGACAGATGCTGGAATTACATGACGAGGAAAGGAGTTTACGAAGTATCGCAGCTATGACCCGCCGTTCAAGGCAAAAAGTAACGGAAGTCATACGCTTGGCGGAGAAAAGAGGGTTGAAGTGTCCGCTCGATGAGGAAATGACAGATGCTTGGATTGAAGATTTTCTATATCCAGAGAAAAAGTTAGAAGCTTCTGGACGGCAAATGATTGATTTTGATTATTTGCATGAGGAGTTGGCCAAGCCCCATGTCACTTTGACATTGCTTCATGAGGAATATGTGAGGAAAGCCCGGGACCAAGCGAAGATTCCCTATGCCTATCGGACTTTTACGGAACACTACCACAATTTTGCCCAGAAGTATAAAGCGACCATGAGAATTAAGCGGAAACCAGGGGAATTGTTAGAAGTCGATTGGGCAGGTTCTACCCTATTTATCATTGATCCCGATACCGGGGAAAAAGTGAAAGTCTATGTATTTGTGGCAGCTTTACCGTGTTCTCAGCTTTCCTATGTGGAGGGCTCTTTATCCATGGATTTAGCTTCTTGGATTAAGCTTCATCAACACGCGTTTGAATACATGGGAGGCACCACCCAAATTATTGTGCCCGATAATTTAAGGACAGGGGTGACCAAGCATACCTCCAAAGAGCTGGTGTTAAACAAGACGTATGAAGAAATGGTCCGCCACTATCACTCCGTGGTCATGCCAGCACGCGTGCGTTCACCCAAAGATAAGCCGAGTGTGGAAAGTTCGGTGAACACGGTGTCGACGTGGATTATCGCTGCGTTAAGGCATGTCCAATGTTTTACGTTGGAGGAAATGAACCAAGAGATCCGAAAGAAGCTAGGGGAGTTTAACCACCGGCCCTTCACAAAAAAAGAAGGCTCTCGCTGGTCAGCGTTTATGGAAGAAGAGAAGTTCGCCCTTACTCCTCTTCCCGTTAAACCCTACGAGATGTCTGAGTGGCGAACCGCCAAGGTGCAGCCTGATTATCACATCTCTGTGAAAAGCATGTTCTACTCCGTTCCCTATGAATACATCGGAAAGCACGTCGATGTGAAAGTCTCAGATCATGTGATCGAAGTCTATTTCGATCACATGAGGATTGCCTCACATCAAACATTATATGGGAAATACGGCCAACATTCTACTGTGAAAGATCATATGCCGGATAACCATAAGCATTACGTGGAACAAACGCCGCAAAATGCATTAGATTGGGCTACAGATGTTGGGGAACATACGCTTTCCGTGGTGAAGTTCTTGTTGGAGAGCTACGGGGTTGAAAAACAAGCGCTGAAGTCTGTTTTTGCCTTAAAGAAATTGGAACGCACCTACACGGTTTATGATATCGAACGTGCGTGTAAAATGGTCCACCAGATCACGAATCGGCCTACAGTAAAAAGTATTCAAACGCTCATCAAGAACAATAAAAAAGCAGACGCAGAGAAAGCTTTCACACAGAAGCAACAGAACGTCAAAAATAAGCATGCGTTTACACGTGGGGCTTCCTATTTTGGAGGGAAAAACAAATGA
- a CDS encoding enoyl-CoA hydratase, with amino-acid sequence MSLKSGDVITFERSFTKEDVELFTKISLDEGSHHVTPDEKGRLVIQGLLTATLPTKIGGDNNVLARTMTFDFRKPVYTEDTIQCEVTIDELKKKDEAKTSISASFVCLNQNETKVLTGTFAGVILG; translated from the coding sequence TTGTCACTGAAATCGGGAGACGTTATTACGTTCGAACGTTCGTTCACAAAAGAGGATGTTGAATTGTTTACGAAAATATCGTTGGACGAAGGTTCGCACCACGTAACTCCTGACGAGAAAGGGAGACTTGTCATCCAAGGATTATTGACCGCAACGTTGCCAACAAAAATCGGAGGAGACAATAATGTGCTCGCCCGAACCATGACGTTTGATTTTAGAAAACCTGTTTATACGGAAGACACGATACAGTGCGAGGTCACCATTGATGAATTAAAGAAAAAAGATGAAGCAAAAACCTCCATTTCTGCATCATTTGTTTGTTTAAATCAAAACGAAACCAAAGTATTGACGGGCACTTTCGCAGGCGTAATTTTAGGCTGA
- a CDS encoding IS4 family transposase gives MGQSNTLLKVFKSFVSMEEIENILRSHDYQEVGRKWLGTDQIFFWLLASSEQWQNYRESENKLKIDPSLKAVDHTTLSTKASILPYEAVKEILELLGSRFNRETRRSMDLPVSLAALDSTTMTVGENRLPWAPYHGKRNGVKMHTFFRVDTLLPIQVEASKGLTHDAAVAHSFSHQLITSVRDRAYATIRDFDNLEDEDKGFVIRLKTSIYTEEREPIPRVTSEHSRVFDDYSAKIGKGKKQSNHRFRIVCFYDDEGNTLRVATNLSTLFAEDIADLYKARWQIELFHRFLKQHLNLNHFFGTTPNAVYGQLFCAIMVYMVLRFLYNQLAPVWRMTRRTFIQFARELILGTSPLEVKDTLAQFLDDRKNMTPT, from the coding sequence ATGGGACAATCTAACACACTTTTAAAGGTTTTTAAATCCTTCGTGTCGATGGAAGAAATCGAGAACATTCTTCGTTCACATGATTACCAAGAAGTCGGGCGAAAATGGCTGGGAACCGATCAAATTTTCTTTTGGCTATTGGCGTCAAGTGAACAATGGCAAAATTACCGTGAAAGCGAGAACAAACTCAAAATTGATCCGAGCCTCAAAGCCGTTGATCACACGACGTTATCGACAAAAGCTAGCATCCTTCCTTATGAAGCCGTCAAAGAGATACTGGAGCTTTTAGGTTCCCGTTTCAATCGGGAAACTCGTCGTTCCATGGACTTGCCGGTTTCGTTGGCAGCGCTGGATTCAACGACGATGACCGTAGGCGAAAACCGGCTCCCATGGGCGCCTTATCACGGGAAACGTAACGGCGTTAAAATGCATACATTTTTCCGTGTGGATACGCTGCTTCCGATCCAAGTGGAGGCTTCCAAAGGATTGACGCATGATGCGGCTGTTGCTCATTCATTTTCGCACCAATTGATCACATCTGTTCGAGACCGCGCCTATGCTACCATCCGTGATTTCGATAACCTTGAAGACGAGGACAAAGGCTTTGTGATCCGCTTGAAAACGTCCATCTATACCGAAGAGCGGGAGCCTATCCCACGTGTAACGTCTGAACATTCCAGAGTTTTCGATGATTATTCAGCGAAAATAGGGAAAGGGAAGAAGCAGTCCAATCACCGGTTTCGTATCGTTTGTTTTTATGATGATGAAGGGAATACCCTTCGGGTGGCCACAAACCTCAGCACCCTTTTTGCCGAAGATATCGCCGATCTCTATAAGGCACGCTGGCAGATCGAGCTTTTTCACCGCTTTCTCAAACAACACTTGAATCTGAATCACTTCTTTGGAACGACGCCGAATGCGGTCTATGGGCAATTATTTTGCGCCATCATGGTTTATATGGTCCTGCGATTTTTATACAACCAGCTGGCACCTGTATGGCGGATGACCCGGCGTACGTTCATTCAATTTGCACGGGAATTGATCCTTGGTACATCACCATTGGAAGTCAAAGACACCTTAGCTCAATTTCTAGATGACAGGAAGAACATGACACCTACGTAA
- a CDS encoding HAD family hydrolase produces the protein MKAILFDFDGTLANTLPVVHHAFQTTFATFDGKNLSAQEVMSMFGPSETEIIRKNLVNQAKNDAIETYYEAYKKNHARLVHNNEDINNLLRSLKSDQGIKVGIVTGKARRSLDLSLEALGMEHFFDVIITGDDVERPKPDPEGIQQALSIVKTDTDQAMFLGDSDADIEAGLAAKVYTIGVQWLPEYQTTDFKQQPHRILKRVEEFNNL, from the coding sequence ATGAAAGCGATACTATTCGATTTTGATGGCACACTCGCCAATACTTTGCCGGTGGTGCACCATGCTTTTCAAACAACCTTTGCAACCTTTGACGGGAAAAATCTCTCGGCGCAAGAGGTCATGTCTATGTTCGGTCCGTCAGAGACAGAGATTATTAGAAAAAACCTTGTGAATCAGGCGAAAAATGATGCCATCGAAACGTATTACGAGGCATATAAAAAGAACCATGCCAGGTTGGTACATAACAACGAAGACATCAACAATTTATTGCGTTCATTGAAAAGCGATCAAGGGATAAAAGTGGGGATCGTCACGGGAAAAGCGAGGCGAAGTTTGGATCTATCTTTGGAAGCGCTTGGAATGGAACATTTTTTTGATGTCATCATTACCGGCGATGATGTTGAACGTCCGAAGCCCGATCCGGAAGGGATACAACAAGCGCTCTCTATCGTAAAGACGGACACTGATCAAGCAATGTTTCTCGGTGATAGTGATGCGGACATTGAAGCTGGGCTCGCCGCTAAAGTGTACACGATTGGGGTACAATGGCTTCCGGAATATCAAACAACAGACTTTAAGCAACAGCCACATCGTATTTTAAAGCGAGTGGAGGAATTTAACAATCTCTAG
- a CDS encoding CDP-alcohol phosphatidyltransferase family protein — MSIYELKPKFQQLLRPLVRGLAKIGVTANFVTITAAVLSIALGILLLLYPSYNWLILFVPVFLFFRMMLNAIDGMLAREHGMESSMGAILNELGDIVSDAALYLPFALILDVPPALVVSLVVLALVTEVTGILGTVIGGSRRYDGPMGKSDRAFVFGMLSLLIYFFSFPSILYTIVIAVLFLLLVLTTFNRANRALKEVRS, encoded by the coding sequence GTGAGTATCTACGAATTGAAGCCTAAATTTCAACAATTATTACGCCCACTTGTGAGAGGATTGGCGAAAATAGGAGTAACAGCAAATTTCGTTACAATAACTGCCGCTGTCCTGTCGATCGCGCTCGGGATCCTTTTGCTGCTATATCCCTCTTATAACTGGCTGATTTTATTTGTCCCTGTTTTTTTATTTTTTCGAATGATGTTGAATGCCATTGATGGCATGCTTGCCCGTGAACATGGGATGGAATCTTCCATGGGAGCCATTTTAAACGAATTGGGGGACATTGTTTCCGATGCAGCCCTTTATTTACCTTTTGCCCTCATTCTTGATGTACCTCCCGCTTTGGTCGTATCTCTCGTAGTATTAGCGCTTGTTACGGAAGTCACGGGGATTCTTGGTACAGTGATTGGCGGAAGCAGGCGTTATGATGGCCCTATGGGCAAAAGTGATCGTGCGTTTGTGTTTGGTATGCTGTCTCTGTTGATTTATTTTTTTTCTTTTCCATCGATCCTTTACACCATCGTGATCGCTGTATTATTTCTGCTCTTGGTTTTAACAACATTTAATCGCGCAAACCGTGCTTTAAAGGAGGTTCGTTCATAA